In the genome of Catharus ustulatus isolate bCatUst1 chromosome 1, bCatUst1.pri.v2, whole genome shotgun sequence, the window AGCggcagcggggacagcgccTGACGGGGCGGCACACACGGCTGGGGCTGAGGAGAGACCCCCGGGGAGGTGCAGAGGGTGCCGGGCTGGGGGGACATCCCGGAGGGGGACAGAGATGTGGGACTGAAGGAGTTGGGGTCCTCACGGTAGCACAACCGCACTGCCTTGGCAGCTGTAAGCTCCCCAGGACCTCCTGAAAATCTTGAGCGTTTCAATCAGTAGGTTAGTTTTCTCAAATTGTAATTTGCAATTTGCCTTAATTTATCGTTTTTATGCTTCTATCACTGTGCAATTCAACTCTGTAGGTCGCTTTTATATTTTCGTCTTAAAATCCAAGAAGGATCTGTTTTTATCTCTTAGGAGTTTCTTTCTATATTCTCAGTCCCCACTCTTGAATCAAATTCAGAAAGTGTATTAAAATGCATGCTTAGAAGGTGGGGAAGCTGTCCCTAGAATTTGGAGATAAAGCAATGGTATAGAGAGCAATATacatacatttctttttccatgtctttGTAACCCACAAATACagtttttcccttaattttctCCCCTCGTTTCAAATATGTAATggataaaaattacatttttagttCAAATGTCCCCTTGTACATGAATGAAACTATGGCGTTCTGTACCATACCATAAGTCTTGTTATAGAGGTTGGGGAATAAAGACTAGCCCCATCAAGTACCTGAGAACTTGCTGTAAAAGGTGTAcgattttattttcttctctgcttgcAGATAAAGACCTGCAGTTTCACATTGTTAAGCAGGCTAGAGCCCAAAGTGCAGAGGAAGGTGCAGGCTACAGCGAAGGTAAGGAGCAAGCAAATACTGACTTGGCTTCACCAGCCTCCTGTGGAGAACTGCTCTTGTCTCCCTCCTTGCTGCTTCCTTCATTCCATTGAGAACTGCTGTGAGGAATTgcacttcatttatttttaatattccttCTGCTGCATATCTTGGAGTATGATTATTTTCTATACTTGGGGCAACTAGATGAGAGACTTTGAGTCTGTTGTGCTCATACCTCTATTACTTTCAGGACTTGAAAAACCAAACGACCTGTGTTACTATGTTGGATTGTTTCAAGACTGAACTAAGAAGTTGTATAAGAACTATGCTGGCACGTTTGCAAATGCGATGTTGTCCTTTGTTACTGCTCCAAGCTTGCTAAttcctttctgtttcatttttccatggGTTTTGTGACCAGCCAGGGGACCAGGCTAGAATGGAATCTTTGGAGGCTCAGATTTaaacaaagtagaaaaatagGGCTCCCTGTGGAGTCTGTAGAGCTTTGGTGTGTGGTTGAGAAATTACTGCAACACCTGGAAGAACATTTGCTCTCTGCAGACTTTGGTTTGTTAAACATATGTgggcagaaggaaaagggacaCTGAAACTTTTCTGACAGTGAAATACAGTAGCACTTGCTCAGacagtttttcatgttttctttgtttgtctGGCATAGCAAATAGAGGCTTAATGGACAGTTGCTTGGGAAGGAGATTTTCTGGGATGAGCACTGTTTTGAGCATGTCAGGAGCTTTTCCCCtgaagggaaatgggaactCATTAATTTGACACAAGCACATCCAGGTAGAGAAGCAGCAGACAAACCTTTTGTGGAGTGGTTCATTGCAGAGGTGCACCAGTGAGCCACTAGATGCCAGTGTTCACTGCCCAGATTTCCCTGCAAGTTTGCCTTTCTCTGAGGATAACACTAAAACTGGATTGGTGGTTTTCAGTGGTAACTTGACCTGTTGTAACGTTTATTAACTTGTTTGTTCAGTTTAAAGTCTTTGGcaacagaaacaaatgaaaaataattttccatttaaaatttccttttgacTCACTGTctcaaagtaattttcttcctttgttttctttctttttttcaattcaTACCATATTTAGAATATTCGCATAACTACattgttgaaaagaaaaactagtCTTAATCGCAAGTTGTGTAATTTCTCTAAAATCACAAGCAGTAATTATCAGTGCATTTTTATGGATTTCTGTGATGCTGTAAGaacagtacattttaaaaagagactTCTAGTTTTTGTTTAAATCCGTTTGTTCATGTTAAAACAGTTCTTGTTTAGGTTCCAAGTACAGTAATAATGAATTCTTGTATTTTAGGTTTCTTTGTAGATTTATTGTGGTTTCTCTTCCTCTTGTTTGGTATCTTTAGTGATAGTAGGAGGTGAAAGATTGCCCAGCTTCCATTAAGAGTGGAATAAGCTGGAGAAGCTCTAGGTTTGCTGTTGTTAAGGGTGTTGCATACACCCTTCTTATGTGTTGGCTCTTTTGTCTGTCTGGAGATGTGTGGGATCATGTTGGGAGAAGCAGAATTATGGAGGTCAGATCAGTGGTTGctggaaaattaaaagtttttgactaaaatgtttttttgctGGCAATGTCCTAGAGCTCAACCTGTATTGCATCCTGTATCTTTGGGGAAGTCACTTAACTGCTGTTGCAATGGATTGAGAATGGATTGATTTGTTTGGAGTCATATGTGTTttaactgggaatgggaaagaaGAGTGTGCAGGCAGTGCATTTGTTTCCATAACTTGAAGTCAGTTATCTGAACTGATCTGGAGCACTTTGAAAGTGCCTTTGTAGTCCTTTTAGCTATAAATTCCTGTGACAGTCTGTTATAAAAGCTCTGTAGAGAAGGTGACTGTGTGAGTGAGACTGATTTGCGCAGTACTTGGTTATCTAATCTCCTAGAAGCTTTTATTCTTGTTGGCAGAATAGGTATTTTGCAGCTAGTACTTCACATAACATTTTAGGAGTAAGATAAACCCACAGGTTAGAGCTGCAGCCTTTCTTGATTTAGCTTGTACACCAAGAGCTGAAACTCATGGGAAGTTACAGAGGGTTGTTTTGATCTAATCTAGTATGATTCCTTCCTGGCATATGAAAATGTGTCTGTAAGCAATCAAGAGGGGTTATACAGCCAGCATTGGGCTTGGGAGGGATCTTTGAGtagtttttatcttttcaaattAAGAAGGTTGAAACTTCTTACAAATACGTAGGGGAAGGATGAAAACAGCCTGGGAGTTTATTGCACTTAGTTTGTTGAGCTTCTTGGTATTTTCCTGCATAATTATGCTACTTTACAAGTAACAACTCTCTGTCCAACCTCCAGGATCTTACTCATTACTGCCCATAGAAGTTCCTCAAAACCACAAGCGTTTCACCTGTGACCTGACCCAAGCTGACCGCCTTGCTCTTTACGATTACGTTGTtgaggaaacaaagaaacagaggTCTAGATCCCAAATAACGGAAAATGACAGTGATCTCTTTGTGGATTTAGCAGCGAAAATCACCCAAGGTTTGAAGAATGATCTTTGTTGAATTTATGGCTCAGAACTTTCAGTTTGTCCTGTTACATGATTTTTGTTGAAAGCCAAACAGAATTGGTtgtactgttttttttttttttttttttggtggagatactgtttttaaaagccaCAGCAAAGATCTGGCATCACAAAATGCTAGTTTGGTCTCCTTTGTGGTATTTTCCTTCTGGGAAAGCCTCAGTTCTCTGCTCTTGACACATGTATTGTGTGTATCTCAGTGGATGGACCTTCTGTCTTTGCAGCAGCTGACTCCAGGTTGCTTAATGTTACCAGTGTGCTGTGCAGCTTGGAACAGTTATTTGCTGTAAGATATGATGTGATTAAAGATCACTTAAGAGTCAAAGCTGAACAGGAGAGGTTGGCAGTCATCCAGGGGGAGCTCTTGAGCAACATACTTTGGTGTTGTCTGGGACCTCTCATCCCTGTTGAGTCATGCCAGTTTGTAACTGTACCAAGTGCAGCAAAAGCATCAGTGTCACCttgcaggctctgctgagctgaggAGGTGTGACAGTGCTTGTCATCTGCACAGGtaaatttttttacagaatcTGGCTTTCTCATTCTGTGTCTTAATGTAATACTGGCTTTGAAAACATGACCTGTATTTAGAAGGGGTTTGACTAAAGCACAAGCCCATGTATTGGTTTAGATCACAGTTTGGAGACTGAGATCACATAATAGCGTTTGCTTCGTGGCTTTTTACTTACGTATAAACAGCCAGCAAGAAGGCTGGGGAGGAAGATTGAGCTAAAATCACCATAATTACTAAATAGAGGAGGAACTTGAGAAAGAACAcaattattttatgtttctgaATGTATGAGGCCTGCACATCTGCAGGTGCTAATGTCCTGCTAATGATAGTTcgtttttttcccaattttttgctAGATGATAGTCAGAAAGGTCCGAAGTCCCATCTTGAAATTCTGGCTGAAATGCGAGATTACAAAAGGCGGCGGCAGTCATACAGAGCTAAGAATGTTCATATAACAAAGAAGTCCTATACTGAGGTgagattgggaaaaaaagaggcttTTTTGCACAGAAGTGCTTATTATATATCAGCATAAACAATTATATACTCTTTCAAggagaaatacatttttgcttctttcatcctgctttattattttgttgCAAACTGTAGAGgaatgtttttggtttgttgcaGCAAATTACAATTAATGAGCATTTCTAACAGCTAAGTTTTGAATGTGAAAACGCCAGCAAGATACAGGTTACTATCATAAAATGGtgctatttaaatttatttaaatgcttttctgcAAATAAGGCTTTCCATTCAGACATCTGATATACAgggtttggggagatttttgtggggtttgggttcTTTTGAGATGTTTACAGTTTGTCTAGTGCTAGTTCAGGCACTATCATGACCACgacatgtttgtttttaacataTCTTAATCTCCAGGTGATTCGGGATGTGATTGGTGTACATATGGAAGAACTCAGCAATCAGTGGCAGGAGGAGAACAGGTTGGATAATGCAGAGATGTCTGAAGGAGGGAAGTCGAAGTCTTCAGGAAGGTATGCCACAGCTGACAGCTTCTTCAGGCATTGAACAGATTGTAATTTTATCTTGCCACCTTCTTCTAATAGCGCATACCAACCTTATCTGAGTCATATGcacagtttattttatttaattctgctAAGTTTTGCTTGAGAAGCTCTGCCTGCATGAAGGatggagaaaaattattaagtATCTTTCTTTCAGAGATAAGTAGGCTAGTTGCAAGTAATTCAGCTAAACAGGTAGTTTCTGGTGGAGCTGGGGAATGAATAGTGCTCTCTCTGTGCCCAAATGTTTATATATGTTGTAGCTGGGTACAGAATGACACTTGGAAATACAAGTATATTCTTACCCTTCCCTACCACATGACATATATTAGATACATTACACCTCAGAATAAAGGTTCccacaaaataataaatatgggGAGGGTTTACAGTTCTTATCCCTGCAAATTCTGCTGTGCTAATTGGGATTGTGTTTTAGCTATACGTATTTCTGCACACCCTTCCCAACGTTTGTCACTGAAGTAAACGTGGAGTCATGACCTAGTAACTGCTTATTTGTGCCTCTTCAGCAGGTCTTTGAGAGGAGAATGTTTTTGAAACACACTAGAAAGTGATACTCTGTTCCCAGCATTAAAATGAAGATGAATTGAACAGTCTGCTCAGGGAGGTCCTGGAGTCTCCCTGTCTAGAGACATTCAAAAGCCACCTGGACATGTTCCTGTGTAACCTGCTGTAGatgaccctgccttggcaagGGCAGTGGAGTAGATCTCcagaggtcacttccaaccctaataattctatgattctgttaGATCACGACTTAGGTTTTCCAGCTGTAGGTTGCAGCTTAAGGCAGATGGTTGAAGAGTTAAAGATTTAAAGCGAAACAGAGTGAACCCCTTCTACTGCCTCTTGCTTCACAAGTGTTAAGACTGAGGAGCAGCATTTATAGGAAATAATTGGATTAAACAGTGTGCTGAGATACACACCTGCGATATACATATGGATTTGGGCCTCTTTTGGGAGGTACTGTATTTCTTAGAGAGATAGAAAGGCTTAATAAAAGCCTCTGTCACATCATTAGTAAGTCATTATATTACAAAACTGGTACTGGAAACAGTGACTGTGAAACTATTTTTATTGATGAAAATCACTtaagtttattttcagaaggGAAGACAGGCGGTCAGCTTCAGTGGACTCACGGCAGTCTGGGGGAAGCAGTAAGGATATGGAGTGCACAAGACACAGGAGAGACACCAGCAGGAGTCCAAGTAAACGAAGAAGGAGTCGTGAGAGAGGCAGAGACTCTcgaagaaaaagagagaggtgaGCAGAAACAGTGACAGCTGATTCCTGTTTCCAAAACAGGCAGCTGTAGACATTTTCTATGAGAATTTAGTGCAGAGGCTGAGAATATCTAGTCCAATTAAAAAGCTAGGCTAATCTCATGTGCAGTATGACAAGCCAGTAGCATAGGGCTAATAATACTAAACAAAACATGCTGTAAGATTATAAACTGTGGTCCACACTTCAGAATTTACTGTCACATCTGAAAAGTGACACTTTCTGCAGCATGCAGGACTGCGACAGTACTGTAACAGGCTGTTGATTTTACTCCTTGATCAACATTGTTAAATGGACAGTATGTTTCTCATCCACAACTAAATGCCTGTCATGTCTGATGATGATTTCTGCTCTAGACCTTAACAAATAGTATTATTTGTTTCACTAATATGCATACACTAGCCTTTCCATAATAGATGCTTCAAAACAATGCTGTTGCTCTTCAGTACTTCTGGACATACAGtttagcaaaagaaaacaaatctagACCACACTTCTGATACTATGAACAAGGATGTATTTACATGTGCAGGACCACAGGTGTGTGGGACCTGTGTTTGAGCACACATGAGGACTGTTGTGCAGAAGAAAAGCTGCCTTGCCCCTTGTGTTTGGGTAAACGCATTGCATAACTGCGTGGGTGGCAATGATGGCTTGTCTCAAAGCTGGCTTCATTGCACCATGATGCCATTCATCCTAAACTAATTGCCACTCTGGCACCACATGACAAGGCTTGGTTAAAGCAGCATGGAAAATAAACTA includes:
- the SNRNP48 gene encoding U11/U12 small nuclear ribonucleoprotein 48 kDa protein isoform X2; the protein is MAAAGAAMAAGSAVWLGGDAVEWVLCPYDVHHRVPRASLERHAASCRLRRMGYSAEEEAEMYDSSFFYENLKVPTVAMDKDLQFHIVKQARAQSAEEGAGYSEGSYSLLPIEVPQNHKRFTCDLTQADRLALYDYVVEETKKQRSRSQITENDSDLFVDLAAKITQDDSQKGPKSHLEILAEMRDYKRRRQSYRAKNVHITKKSYTEVIRDVIGVHMEELSNQWQEENRLDNAEMSEGGKSKSSGRREDRRSASVDSRQSGGSSKDMECTRHRRDTSRSPSKRRRSRERGRDSRRKRERDEDKYHNHKRRK
- the SNRNP48 gene encoding U11/U12 small nuclear ribonucleoprotein 48 kDa protein isoform X1 encodes the protein MAAAGAAMAAGSAVWLGGDAVEWVLCPYDVHHRVPRASLERHAASCRLRRMGYSAEEEAEMYDSSFFYENLKVPTVAMDKDLQFHIVKQARAQSAEEGAGYSEGSYSLLPIEVPQNHKRFTCDLTQADRLALYDYVVEETKKQRSRSQITENDSDLFVDLAAKITQDDSQKGPKSHLEILAEMRDYKRRRQSYRAKNVHITKKSYTEVIRDVIGVHMEELSNQWQEENRLDNAEMSEGGKSKSSGSLFSEGKTGGQLQWTHGSLGEAVRIWSAQDTGETPAGVQVNEEGVVREAETLEEKERGMKTSITTIKEESRNKNLMILFIRCSKHNFHKNYCYCCFAQDSKGVHVILVLHRTCAAWRQKSAKVCQDGSSIFQIMCKSVPFVHLLINYIDLSCS
- the SNRNP48 gene encoding U11/U12 small nuclear ribonucleoprotein 48 kDa protein isoform X3, translated to MAAAGAAMAAGSAVWLGGDAVEWVLCPYDVHHRVPRASLERHAASCRLRRMGYSAEEEAEMYDSSFFYENLKVPTVAMDKDLQFHIVKQARAQSAEEGAGYSEGSYSLLPIEVPQNHKRFTCDLTQADRLALYDYVVEETKKQRSRSQITENDSDLFVDLAAKITQDDSQKGPKSHLEILAEMRDYKRRRQSYRAKNVHITKKSYTEVIRDVIGVHMEELSNQWQEENRLDNAEMSEGGKSKSSGREDRRSASVDSRQSGGSSKDMECTRHRRDTSRSPSKRRRSRERGRDSRRKRERDEDKYHNHKRRK